In a single window of the Methanolobus psychrophilus R15 genome:
- a CDS encoding PfpI peptidase cysteine peptidase MEROPS family C56 yields the protein MGVGVLKALIFGADGFEDVELIYPYHRLKEEGVDTQIVSMEKGKITGKHGYSVEADATFREIDPSKYDLLVISGGKGPEKMRLDESALEITRHFFKQNKPVAAICHGPQVLISAGVVSGRKATAWPGVIDDLKAAGARTEDREVVVDGNLVTSRGPKDLYAFGREMMKKVKEAT from the coding sequence ATGGGAGTAGGTGTTTTGAAAGCATTAATATTTGGAGCAGATGGGTTTGAGGATGTGGAACTTATCTACCCTTACCACCGGCTGAAGGAAGAAGGAGTGGATACACAAATAGTGTCCATGGAGAAAGGAAAGATCACAGGCAAGCATGGGTACTCTGTGGAGGCTGATGCAACGTTCCGGGAGATAGACCCTTCTAAATACGACCTGCTGGTGATATCGGGAGGAAAAGGGCCTGAAAAAATGAGGCTTGATGAGAGCGCACTGGAAATTACCAGGCATTTCTTTAAGCAGAACAAACCTGTCGCAGCGATCTGCCACGGTCCCCAGGTGCTCATATCAGCAGGCGTTGTCAGCGGAAGAAAAGCCACAGCTTGGCCGGGGGTAATTGATGACCTGAAAGCGGCCGGTGCCCGGACAGAGGACAGGGAAGTGGTTGTCGATGGCAATCTGGTGACTTCCCGTGGCCCGAAGGACCTCTATGCCTTTGGCAGGGAGATGATGAAGAAAGTGAAGGAAGCCACTTGA